The bacterium sequence CGAAGGCGATGGAGAAACTGCGGGCCGGGATAGGCGACTGCAAACTCTGCAAGCTGCACAAGGGAAGGACCAACCTGGTCTTCGGCGTGGGCGACCCGAATGCGAAACTCATGTTCATAGGCGAAGGGCCGGGCCGCGACGAAGATATGCAGGGCGAACCGTTCGTGGGACTGGCCGGTCAGCTGCTCACGAAGATCATCGAGGCCATGGGATACAAGAGAAGCGACGTCTATATCGCGAACATCGTGAAATGCAGGCCCCCCAACAACCGAAACCCCGAGCCGGACGAGGTCGCGGCCTGCGTCGGATTTCTCATGAGCCAGGTGAAGATAATCCGGCCCAGTGTGATCGTATGTCTCGGGGGGGTGGCACTCCAGAGCCTCTTTGGACCCGAGCTCAAGATCACGAGGGCCAGGGGCAAGCTCCTCGACTGGCAGGGAATACCCGTGATGCCCACCTACCACCCCGCCTTCCTCCTCCGAAACGCCAACATGAAGAAACCTGTCTGGGAGGATATGCAGAAGGTAATGGAATTATTGAAAAAAACGTGACCCGTAAAAACCCTTATACCGCTTGACGGCACACCCCCTTTCTGGTACCCCGACGCATCCTTAAAAGGCCTTAAATATCAATTATTTACAACGTTTTAAACAGACTGAACGCCAAGGGCGCAGAAACAGGGGAGGAGAACAAGATGAATCCGAAACCAGGCATAGGAATGAGCGCCGAACCAGCGGTCGAGATATCCACAAACATGTGCAAACAGGGCTCCAAGATCGTTCGAGGCGAGTCCAGGCCCGCGTTCATGAACCGGTGCCAGCCCAAGATGACTTACTCGGGCCATCCTATCCGCGAAGTCCCCTGGACGCTCCCCTACTGGACCGATTCGCTCTGCCCGGAGTGCGGCAAGGTGATACGCGCACGCAAGTTCTGCGAAGGCAAGGCGGTCTACATGGAGAAGGAGTGCGGAGAGCACGGCTACTTCCGCGAGCTGATATCGCCTGACGTGGATTTCTACATGTCGATGTTCACGCTGCGCTTCGGGGATCAGAGGGGGATCACCAATCCGCTAGTACAGGCGGAGTCCGGGAAGTCGTGCCCTGAGAACTGCGGGCTGTGCAACATGCACCACTCTCACACAGCCATGTCCAACATCGACCTCACCAACCGCTGCGACATGACCTGTCCTGTCTGCTTCGCAAACGCGAACGCGATGGGATTCATCACCGAGCCTTCGGTCGACGAGGTGCGCAGAATGCTCAAGACCCTGCGCGACAGAAGGCCCGTGCCCTGCAAGGTGATACAGTTCTCGGGCGGCGAGCCCACCATACACCCCAACTTCATCGAGATCGTAGCGATGGCGAAGGAGATGGGGTTCGGCCACATCCAGATCGCGACCAACGGCAAGAACATGTCGGACCTCGACTTCGCGCGCCGCTGCCGCGAGGCCGGGCTCGACTCCCTGTACCTGCAGTTCGACGGTGTTACCCGCGACGTTTACAGAAAGACCCGCGGCGAGGACTGCCTTGAGATGAAGCTGCAGGTCATCGAGGTATGCCGCAAGGTGGGGCTCAGGATAGTGCTGGTGCCCACGGTCATACGCGGCGTCAACGACGACCATGTGGGCGCGATCGTTCGCTTCGCGTGCGACCACTCCGACGTCATCACCGGCATCAGCTTTCAGCCGGTCTGCTTCACCGGCCGCATCGCGGAGAAGGACAGGATGCAACAGCGCTACACCATCACGCACCTCGCGCTGGACGTCGAGGAACAGACC is a genomic window containing:
- a CDS encoding radical SAM protein; the protein is MNPKPGIGMSAEPAVEISTNMCKQGSKIVRGESRPAFMNRCQPKMTYSGHPIREVPWTLPYWTDSLCPECGKVIRARKFCEGKAVYMEKECGEHGYFRELISPDVDFYMSMFTLRFGDQRGITNPLVQAESGKSCPENCGLCNMHHSHTAMSNIDLTNRCDMTCPVCFANANAMGFITEPSVDEVRRMLKTLRDRRPVPCKVIQFSGGEPTIHPNFIEIVAMAKEMGFGHIQIATNGKNMSDLDFARRCREAGLDSLYLQFDGVTRDVYRKTRGEDCLEMKLQVIEVCRKVGLRIVLVPTVIRGVNDDHVGAIVRFACDHSDVITGISFQPVCFTGRIAEKDRMQQRYTITHLALDVEEQTGGTMPRTNWFGLGCTQPLSRISEALSGKPAFFVSCHPDCGGGGYLFINPEDKTEIKSMTEFFDLRGALHDLQGLADKLAARRRKTWYKLLSSLGLAKSADLMGGARALRIVKKHFDEKKAPTGLTFRRLLGVMDGYKDTERGRQPDAEKKFSYNTIFVAGMHFQDRYNYDCERVRRCVIHQSAPDGNMYPFCTYNSGPYYRARVEEKEQTTKINDYKEAGTPHSSANRKKRFPADPSLPQIVVKDYGIREGAPREYHMPDNYGCCSTAKA
- a CDS encoding uracil-DNA glycosylase, translating into MPARQRSKDILDAAGDVRNLLEYAISLGLYELPKTRRPAGERKTQELRPVMPMLAAGDKAKAMEKLRAGIGDCKLCKLHKGRTNLVFGVGDPNAKLMFIGEGPGRDEDMQGEPFVGLAGQLLTKIIEAMGYKRSDVYIANIVKCRPPNNRNPEPDEVAACVGFLMSQVKIIRPSVIVCLGGVALQSLFGPELKITRARGKLLDWQGIPVMPTYHPAFLLRNANMKKPVWEDMQKVMELLKKT